Genomic DNA from Vanessa atalanta chromosome 17, ilVanAtal1.2, whole genome shotgun sequence:
GGTAactgttatcattattattccCTAATTAACGATAAAAGCTTAATCgacttaatattgtttattcaatGCGACGAAATACCGGcagttatcattaaaaatataaagattgtccatgttcataataatatatttatttctgcaACAACTGCCGCGTCTGTTTGTATGTATAGTTATAtgaaaataagttttgttttgaaCAGTTACAAAAAATGTCTACAACATAATAGATATAGTTTATTCCTTTTGACGAAAGAATAAACAGACCTTAGATCTACTTAATCCCTGCAATTTTATAAAGGCTCAGCTATACACTACTGACATTTCTTGactaaatttctttatttacaataaatcactattacacttaacttctCATAcccactttaaatttacatcaaaAGTTTCAATAAAGGCTTGTTCGACGTTCATAACGCTATTTTTGGCAAAACTATGATGAATAACtaagattattcaagctctcaaccaataaTTTCGCGTcatttcgatgtcaaatgtatttatttggattttagCCTTTTTTATTGGAATAGATTAGTTGCCACCAGTGCGAAGAGGAAAATTTGtatgtacaaattataataatttattgtgacaTAGATATGTACATACGTAGCCACTAAagacaaaatacatattttacaatagaTATCTCCACCTAATGAGAACGTGGTGCTGCGAGCATACAACAGACCATGGTGGGAGAGATATCAACCCATGTCTTACCAACTGGTAACACGCTCTGGTAATGAAAGACAATTTGCAAATATGGTACGACGATGCAATGCAGTGGGAGTGAGGTAACTTATAAGCATACAAGTCTAATTACTCGTACCAGCTTACAATCTTGCAATCCATACCGATCAATTTCCTGCGTATCTTAATCCTacgatattattacatatataaaatatattattatgttatcaaCAGCTCAAGCACATCTTACTTATTTATccgatttattaattattaataagttaatattttacattaaaaaatcacaacttaaatataaataatagaagcTAAGATGaagatgttataatttaaaagcaatatttataaatattatttaacagcctgtagatttcccactgctgggctggcctcctctccctttgaggaaaaggtacATGGTATAAACATACCATACCATACCCTATTCCaatgaaaatagtaaaaaaagataaacaaaccatagatttacgtattatatttcatgcgatttgctaataactcagctttATTGTttactactaagagtttataattaatacagatTTGTTGtatttacactttaatttaacttccaaaattccgataacagtttcgtcgacgttcaaaacgccattttttcggaaatccatagtgaatatcatagattaatcaagctctcgaccgcGATGTCTCGTCAAGGCTTTTTTCCTATACTTGACTTTGTGTGAAAGTaccgtagatatttttttttatcttgtttgTCACTATAGACTCTATCTAGAGTATGGAGGCTCTATGCACTATATAAAAACTCCGACggcaagttttattaaattttcattgattataatattacatttttaaggaTATATGTAGATGCAGTCATAAATCACATGACGGGTGAACCTCCAGAAAACGTGGGCACGGCTGGTAATACTGGAATCTTCAAAGAGTGGTACTATCCCGCAGTACCGTATAGGCGGGAGCATTTTAATTGGCCGCATTGTGGTATAAAAGGATCTGACTATCTTACTAATGCTTGGAGGGTGAGTGttcctcaaaaaaaaaaaacttgtgatTAAATAGGTACGTTACTTGCAAAAGGAAAATCCTGGCCAACAtagattaactttaaatatagaattcatTTACTAGAAAACAGAAAATTGTATAGGATTTATCATATTTTGCAGGTACGAAATTGTGAACTCGTTGGCCTAAAGGATTTAGACCAAAAAAATGAGCATGTTAGACAGATGATTGTTAACTTTATGAACGAGCTTATTGACCTTGGTGTTGCCGGATTTAGGTATGGATGTCACCTTTACTTATCGCcaattttatgtacaatataattCTTTACATTAAACtatcatataaatgtttttccGAAAATAAGATCATGAATATAAGAAAATgtcattagttttatttgtgaattctttgttattttagtgCATAAACATAGTTTTGAATGAAGtagaaaataatacaatgtaACCAAATAACTTCTGTAATatgtttttctaattattagAATCGACGCCGCTAAACACATGTGGCCGGAAGACTTAAAAATCATCTATGATAGACTAAAAAATTTGAACACCTCACATGGCTTCCCACAAAATGCTCGTCCATATATTTACCAAGAAGTTATTGACTATGGAGGCGAAGCAATCAGCAGAGACGAATACACTCCGATCGGTGCTGTGACAGAATTTAAAGTTGGGTTAGAACTTAGCAAAGCTTTCCGAGGTAATAATGCCCTAAGATGGTTGTCCACCTGGGGACCAGCTTGGGGCCTATTAGACACTAGAGACTCTCTAACCTTCATTGATAATCATGACAATGAAAGAGGTCATGGAGGAGGTGGTGGTATTTTGACGTACAAAGAACCAAAACCATACAAGGCTGCTATAGGTTTTCTATTAGCACATCCATACGGAGAACCTCAAATTATGAGTAGCTTCCGTTTCTGGGATTCTGAAATAGGCCCGCCTATGGATAGCAACCAAAACATTATATCTCCATCAATAAATTCTGTAAGTTTTACATAatacgtataaattaaaaattgcaccttattatttttcataaaatatcaatattctaATAGTttctcataaattataatataataaaatatactgtttCAAAACCGGCCCCAAAAAtttgactttaaataaaaaaattaacaatcggTTAATATTAATGAACCCAATAGCTACCTTGgactcataaattaaaaagattcaCAAAAAACggtttacaaatacatataaactaaTGAATCCTTCCTTTTTTGAAGTCGTTTATAAAGattctattttcaattataatttgtaatacataagtaaataaacatttaaatataaacgaatcCATAATAAGgcaacacaataaaaatattgccctcaattatttttttcaaagtttttgttactaatttaaggtatttttcAGGACGGT
This window encodes:
- the LOC125070535 gene encoding alpha-amylase 2-like isoform X1 — protein: MGQLSVIFICLASATLLSAYKNPHYAPGRSVNVHLFEWKWDDIADECERFLGPKGYAGIQISPPNENVVLRAYNRPWWERYQPMSYQLVTRSGNERQFANMVRRCNAVGVRIYVDAVINHMTGEPPENVGTAGNTGIFKEWYYPAVPYRREHFNWPHCGIKGSDYLTNAWRVRNCELVGLKDLDQKNEHVRQMIVNFMNELIDLGVAGFRIDAAKHMWPEDLKIIYDRLKNLNTSHGFPQNARPYIYQEVIDYGGEAISRDEYTPIGAVTEFKVGLELSKAFRGNNALRWLSTWGPAWGLLDTRDSLTFIDNHDNERGHGGGGGILTYKEPKPYKAAIGFLLAHPYGEPQIMSSFRFWDSEIGPPMDSNQNIISPSINSDGSCGNGWVCQHRWRQIHSMVGFRNVAGNTQVTNWWDNGNNQIAFCRGNRAFIAINGENWSLNQNLQTCLPAGRYCDVISGAKVNNSCSGKTITVGNDGRAWITISPQDYDMFIAIHVGSDSRL
- the LOC125070535 gene encoding alpha-amylase 2-like isoform X2, yielding MGQLSVIFICLASATLLSAYKNPHYAPGRSVNVHLFEWKWDDIADECERFLGPKGYAGIQISPPNENVVLRAYNRPWWERYQPMSYQLVTRSGNERQFANMVRRCNAVGVRIYVDAVINHMTGEPPENVGTAGNTGIFKEWYYPAVPYRREHFNWPHCGIKGSDYLTNAWRVRNCELVGLKDLDQKNEHVRQMIVNFMNELIDLGVAGFRIDAAKHMWPEDLKIIYDRLKNLNTSHGFPQNARPYIYQEVIDYGGEAISRDEYTPIGAVTEFKVGLELSKAFRGNNALRWLSTWGPAWGLLDTRDSLTFIDNHDNERGHGGGGGILTYKEPKPYKAAIGFLLAHPYGEPQIMSSFRFWDSEIGPPMDSNQNIISPSINSDGSCGNGWVCQHRWRQIHSMVGFRNVAGNTQVTNWWDNGNNQIAFCRGNRAFIAINGENWSLNQNLQV